One region of Deltaproteobacteria bacterium genomic DNA includes:
- a CDS encoding ornithine cyclodeaminase family protein codes for MQTNQLLYLSRADVVAAGPSMAEIIDVLEITFRAKGEGRAEMPPKPGIHPGGTDNFIHAMPAYIPDIPSAGIKWVSGFPENYKKGLPYINGLLILNDVDTGLPLSVMDCVWITAMRTGAATALSARYLARPDSEVVGILGCGVQGRSNVEALKVLFPLKKVYAYDINQDAARQYAQEVSERFALEVVTVSEPRQAVSGCDIVVTAGPILKIPHATIKSGWLDEGAFASLVDFDSYWHGDALQESSKFCTDDTAQLRQYQQAGYFQNIPEIHADLGELVAGKRPGRQTREERTMTANLGLALEDMAVAQLIYKRALEQNIGTWLPL; via the coding sequence ATGCAGACAAATCAATTGCTCTATTTATCCCGGGCAGATGTGGTGGCAGCCGGCCCTAGTATGGCAGAAATTATTGACGTGCTGGAAATCACCTTTCGCGCCAAAGGCGAAGGCCGAGCCGAAATGCCTCCCAAACCCGGCATCCACCCTGGTGGCACCGATAACTTCATCCATGCTATGCCCGCCTACATCCCAGACATCCCATCAGCGGGGATCAAGTGGGTAAGCGGCTTTCCTGAAAACTACAAGAAGGGACTGCCATATATCAACGGTCTGCTCATTCTCAACGATGTGGACACCGGCCTGCCGCTTTCAGTCATGGATTGCGTCTGGATTACAGCCATGCGCACCGGTGCTGCCACTGCTCTGTCTGCACGTTATCTTGCCAGGCCTGACTCGGAGGTAGTGGGAATACTCGGCTGCGGCGTCCAGGGAAGGAGCAATGTGGAGGCGCTGAAGGTGCTCTTTCCTCTGAAAAAAGTCTATGCCTACGATATCAACCAGGATGCTGCCAGGCAATATGCCCAGGAAGTGAGCGAACGCTTCGCTCTGGAGGTGGTCACCGTCTCTGAGCCGCGGCAAGCGGTGAGCGGCTGTGATATTGTTGTCACTGCTGGTCCAATCCTCAAAATCCCGCATGCCACCATCAAGTCTGGCTGGCTCGACGAAGGAGCCTTTGCTTCCCTGGTGGACTTCGACTCTTACTGGCACGGCGATGCTTTGCAGGAAAGCTCAAAGTTCTGTACAGACGATACTGCCCAGCTGCGGCAGTATCAACAGGCTGGATATTTTCAGAATATCCCCGAAATCCATGCGGACCTGGGTGAACTGGTTGCGGGAAAAAGGCCTGGCCGCCAGACACGGGAAGAACGAACCATGACTGCCAACCTGGGCCTGGCCCTGGAGGATATGGCCGTAGCACAGCTTATTTACAAAAGAGCCCTGGAGCAGAACATCGGCACCTGGCTGCCGCTTTGA
- a CDS encoding FAD-binding oxidoreductase, translated as MAPEAFDIVIVGGGIMGCAVAFSLLSMDDTLQVAVIEKDLTYSRASTTLSLANVRVQFSLKENIQISKYTLEVLERFGDLMAVNDHKPEISFHREGNLFLVDDAGREAAQEALRLQRHLGCRVEWWTPKEIEEHYPLYQPKEMAGGTFGHDDGHFDAYAMLMAYRAKARSLGAKYIEAEVDTVLVRHKQVIGVSLHTGENLHASVVINCAGAWAAGVAQTAGVNLPVAPVKRQVFVVDTAVKPEGALPLTLLPTGLYFRTELGGTILLGKSMAEDPTGFDFSWDDKRFTDLLWPELAEFVPAFDTLKLLRGWAGLYAVNTLDGNAILGEWPELKGFYLANGFSGHGLQQAPAVGRYLAECILERPLSLDLSIFAPDRILDNRPISERGIV; from the coding sequence ATGGCACCGGAAGCTTTCGATATTGTCATTGTAGGCGGGGGCATTATGGGCTGCGCCGTCGCCTTTTCTCTTCTGTCCATGGATGACACTCTGCAGGTAGCTGTAATCGAAAAAGACCTTACCTACTCCAGGGCTTCCACCACATTGTCACTGGCCAACGTCCGTGTTCAATTCAGCCTCAAAGAAAACATTCAGATCTCGAAGTACACCCTGGAGGTCCTGGAACGCTTTGGCGATCTCATGGCTGTGAATGACCACAAGCCTGAGATCTCTTTTCACAGGGAAGGCAACCTCTTTCTGGTGGATGATGCTGGGCGTGAAGCTGCGCAAGAGGCCTTGAGGTTGCAGCGGCATCTTGGCTGTCGGGTGGAATGGTGGACGCCCAAAGAAATCGAGGAACATTACCCCCTCTACCAGCCGAAAGAGATGGCAGGCGGCACCTTTGGTCACGATGATGGCCACTTCGATGCCTACGCCATGTTAATGGCCTACAGGGCCAAGGCCAGATCCCTGGGAGCAAAGTATATTGAAGCTGAGGTGGACACTGTCCTTGTCCGGCATAAGCAAGTGATAGGGGTAAGCCTTCATACAGGAGAAAATCTGCATGCTTCTGTGGTGATCAACTGTGCCGGTGCCTGGGCGGCTGGCGTGGCACAGACGGCTGGAGTGAATCTGCCCGTGGCACCAGTGAAGCGTCAGGTGTTTGTTGTTGATACCGCAGTAAAGCCAGAAGGGGCACTGCCACTCACCCTACTGCCAACGGGGTTGTATTTTCGTACTGAACTGGGTGGAACAATCCTCCTCGGCAAGTCCATGGCTGAAGATCCCACAGGCTTCGACTTTTCCTGGGACGACAAACGCTTCACCGACTTACTCTGGCCGGAACTGGCAGAATTTGTGCCCGCTTTCGACACCCTTAAATTGCTGCGGGGCTGGGCTGGACTGTATGCAGTAAACACCCTGGACGGCAATGCCATCCTGGGTGAGTGGCCTGAACTCAAAGGATTTTATCTCGCCAACGGCTTCTCCGGTCACGGCTTGCAACAGGCGCCGGCAGTGGGCCGCTATCTGGCGGAATGCATATTGGAAAGACCCCTGTCTCTGGATCTTTCCATATTTGCACCAGATAGAATTCTGGACAACAGACCGATCAGCGAAAGGGGAATTGTCTAA
- a CDS encoding ABC transporter substrate-binding protein: MKKFLVMIVSGVFLAVVMVGGIPALSQAAGQVVIGSINPLTGTNAVQGQDMKRGEELALAEINAAGGVLGHPLKIIWEDTESSPKGGMDAVHKLVEIDKVPLILGAYSSGISLPTGQWTNSKKVIQISEASTSPKLREIGPYFFNVMGLDEVMGTKLAQFALESGANTFASITVNNPFGIGVEIWTEKTIKKAGKKWLEAVRYDEKKTDYRAEIERLFAKKPEAVFFTAYGTESKLILKQAYELGYKPPKGWYADYMTMWSNEVIPETAEGIKGLIMGSTETLRYPEYQKAYREKFGPDAKQTAFGAYAYDATWIAALAINMAGSTNTDKIATALYTASKIYNGVTGDKSFDKDGMQVTDYYQRMIYKGGKLQPYK; encoded by the coding sequence ATGAAGAAATTCCTAGTCATGATTGTCAGCGGTGTTTTTCTGGCAGTTGTTATGGTCGGCGGCATCCCGGCTCTTTCTCAGGCGGCGGGCCAGGTGGTCATTGGTTCCATAAACCCCCTCACGGGAACCAATGCGGTTCAGGGCCAGGATATGAAGAGAGGTGAAGAGCTGGCCCTGGCAGAGATCAATGCGGCAGGTGGAGTTCTTGGCCATCCGTTGAAGATCATCTGGGAAGACACTGAGTCGAGTCCCAAAGGCGGCATGGATGCAGTCCACAAACTGGTGGAAATAGACAAGGTTCCTCTCATTCTGGGAGCCTACTCCAGCGGCATCAGCCTGCCCACCGGACAATGGACCAACTCCAAGAAAGTAATTCAAATCTCAGAGGCTTCTACTTCGCCAAAACTTCGCGAGATTGGACCTTACTTTTTTAATGTCATGGGTCTGGATGAAGTCATGGGCACAAAACTGGCTCAATTCGCTCTGGAAAGCGGAGCCAACACCTTTGCTTCTATTACAGTGAACAACCCCTTTGGCATTGGCGTGGAAATATGGACTGAGAAGACCATAAAAAAGGCCGGCAAGAAGTGGCTGGAAGCTGTGCGGTACGACGAAAAGAAAACCGACTATCGGGCTGAAATTGAACGTCTTTTTGCCAAGAAGCCGGAAGCGGTATTCTTCACCGCCTATGGCACAGAAAGCAAGCTCATTTTAAAACAGGCATATGAGCTCGGTTATAAACCGCCCAAAGGCTGGTATGCGGACTATATGACCATGTGGAGCAACGAGGTCATCCCCGAAACTGCAGAGGGGATCAAGGGGTTGATCATGGGTTCCACCGAAACGCTTCGCTATCCCGAGTATCAGAAGGCCTATCGCGAAAAATTCGGACCCGATGCCAAGCAGACCGCCTTCGGCGCCTATGCCTACGATGCCACCTGGATTGCAGCACTGGCAATCAATATGGCCGGCAGCACCAATACCGACAAGATTGCCACTGCTTTGTACACGGCGAGCAAGATTTACAACGGCGTCACCGGCGACAAGAGCTTTGACAAAGACGGCATGCAGGTTACCGATTATTATCAGCGCATGATTTACAAGGGCGGCAAGCTGCAGCCTTACAAGTAA
- a CDS encoding ABC transporter ATP-binding protein, protein MYLDQQETVTIIGPNGAGKSTLIKAIMGYLPIYRGQVYWKGEDVTDLGPHDKIKKGFGYVPQLRNVFPSLSVKENLEIGGYIKSQQEVKKQVEKVLQFFPILGEKLNQKAGTLSGGQRQMLAMARALMTDPELLLLDEPSAGLSPKVSAEVFSIISDVQKKLGRAVVMIEQDAYQSLNISDRGYVLVMGQNEFEDRADRILSNDKIREAYLGG, encoded by the coding sequence ATGTATCTCGATCAACAGGAGACTGTAACAATTATCGGACCCAATGGAGCAGGCAAATCCACCTTGATAAAGGCTATAATGGGATACTTGCCCATTTACAGAGGGCAGGTGTACTGGAAAGGTGAAGACGTGACCGATCTTGGCCCACATGATAAGATAAAAAAAGGATTCGGTTACGTTCCTCAACTTCGAAATGTATTTCCCTCTCTCAGTGTCAAGGAAAACCTCGAGATCGGCGGCTACATCAAAAGCCAGCAGGAGGTAAAGAAGCAGGTGGAGAAGGTCTTGCAATTTTTCCCTATCCTGGGCGAAAAGCTGAACCAAAAAGCTGGCACCCTGAGCGGCGGGCAGCGGCAAATGCTGGCAATGGCAAGGGCCTTGATGACTGATCCCGAACTGCTCCTCCTGGATGAACCCTCTGCTGGACTTTCCCCGAAGGTTTCAGCGGAAGTATTTTCAATTATTTCAGATGTGCAGAAGAAACTCGGCAGGGCTGTCGTCATGATAGAACAGGATGCCTATCAGTCATTGAATATATCTGACAGGGGATATGTTTTGGTTATGGGCCAAAACGAATTTGAAGACAGGGCGGACAGGATTCTATCCAACGACAAGATCAGAGAGGCTTACCTGGGTGGCTAG
- a CDS encoding ABC transporter ATP-binding protein, which yields MSCRLLTGRRVAVSKQSNDIILKIDNVQKRFGGVVALDGVSFEVEYGSITGLVGPNGSGKSTLFNVVSGFYEKDGGEIFFEGRKLESIEPDRIALMGIGRTFQISEVPEKMTVIENLLLAPKNQTGESVLNVFLRPGRIRQENDRFLQQAQQMLELVQLSDLRNEYAGNLSGGQKKLLALARILMADPTLILLDEPTAGVNPTLITKLITAILDLRDKKGKTLLIVEHNMKVISEICDKVVVLDFGRKIAEGTPEEIQKDEKVLEAYLSGSSREEMWKA from the coding sequence ATGAGCTGCCGGCTGTTGACGGGGAGACGAGTAGCCGTGAGCAAACAATCAAATGACATAATTCTGAAAATCGACAATGTTCAGAAGAGATTTGGCGGCGTGGTTGCCCTTGACGGAGTCAGCTTCGAGGTAGAGTATGGCAGCATTACGGGTCTGGTTGGTCCCAATGGTTCGGGCAAGAGTACTCTTTTCAATGTTGTTTCAGGATTCTATGAAAAAGATGGAGGAGAAATCTTTTTTGAAGGCAGGAAACTCGAGAGCATCGAACCAGACAGAATCGCCCTGATGGGCATCGGCAGGACGTTTCAAATCAGTGAAGTCCCGGAAAAGATGACTGTGATTGAAAATCTTCTGCTTGCCCCCAAGAATCAGACAGGTGAGAGTGTCCTGAATGTGTTTCTCAGGCCTGGCAGGATCAGACAGGAAAATGACAGGTTTCTGCAACAGGCTCAGCAAATGCTTGAACTTGTCCAACTTTCTGATTTGCGCAATGAGTATGCCGGCAATCTGTCCGGAGGACAGAAGAAGCTGCTGGCTCTAGCAAGGATTCTGATGGCAGATCCAACCCTTATCTTGCTCGATGAACCCACTGCAGGGGTAAATCCCACCCTTATCACGAAGCTGATCACAGCGATCCTGGATCTGAGAGACAAAAAGGGAAAAACCTTGCTGATTGTGGAGCACAACATGAAAGTCATCAGTGAGATCTGCGATAAGGTGGTGGTTCTCGACTTCGGCAGAAAGATTGCCGAAGGAACTCCAGAGGAAATTCAAAAGGATGAAAAGGTGCTTGAGGCTTATTTATCGGGGAGTTCTCGAGAAGAAATGTGGAAAGCGTGA
- a CDS encoding branched-chain amino acid ABC transporter permease — protein sequence MEFVNFLVYLAIMMGIYGILSLSLNLQYGFTGLANFGQVAFFCLGAYVSTIIVFTLGMPFIFGLCGAILVAALFGYLIAIPTADLKEDYWAIVTLAAAEIVRIFFLNEDWVVGGGPYVGGAFGVGGIPQPMRSFFTAQSYPFFYLGIVLTSLAVTYGVINTLTTSPFGRVLKSIREGDNLPLAMGKNVKKFRIKVMAIGGGFGGLAGSLWAHYHGFISPDQFLPLETFIIWAMVIVGGKGNNKGAIFGAVVIMIFYNSTRFVKDYVPIEEVTLASLRMVAIGIMIVLAMLFMKDGLIKEKKITYDELPAVDGETSSREQTIK from the coding sequence ATGGAGTTCGTTAATTTTTTAGTATATCTTGCCATAATGATGGGTATTTACGGTATCCTCAGCCTCAGTCTGAACCTGCAGTATGGCTTCACGGGCCTGGCGAACTTTGGTCAGGTGGCCTTCTTCTGTCTGGGGGCGTATGTATCCACTATTATAGTCTTTACCTTGGGCATGCCATTTATTTTTGGCCTGTGTGGTGCTATCCTGGTGGCAGCCCTTTTCGGATATCTGATTGCTATTCCTACTGCAGATCTCAAGGAAGATTACTGGGCCATTGTCACCCTTGCTGCAGCTGAAATTGTGCGCATTTTCTTTTTGAACGAAGACTGGGTCGTGGGTGGAGGACCCTATGTGGGGGGAGCCTTTGGAGTTGGCGGCATACCGCAGCCCATGCGTTCCTTTTTTACTGCCCAGAGCTATCCTTTTTTCTATCTCGGCATTGTTCTGACATCTCTGGCAGTAACCTATGGGGTGATCAACACACTTACCACGTCGCCGTTTGGCAGAGTTCTCAAGAGCATACGGGAGGGTGACAATTTGCCGCTGGCCATGGGCAAGAATGTCAAGAAATTTCGCATCAAGGTCATGGCAATTGGTGGCGGGTTCGGAGGCTTGGCAGGCAGTCTGTGGGCACATTATCATGGTTTTATTAGTCCTGACCAGTTCCTTCCCCTGGAGACATTCATTATCTGGGCTATGGTAATTGTTGGCGGCAAAGGGAACAACAAGGGTGCTATCTTCGGTGCTGTGGTTATTATGATATTCTATAATTCAACTCGTTTCGTCAAAGATTACGTGCCAATAGAGGAAGTTACCCTGGCAAGCCTCCGTATGGTAGCAATTGGTATTATGATTGTGCTGGCCATGCTCTTTATGAAGGACGGCTTGATAAAAGAAAAAAAGATAACCTATGATGAGCTGCCGGCTGTTGACGGGGAGACGAGTAGCCGTGAGCAAACAATCAAATGA
- a CDS encoding branched-chain amino acid ABC transporter permease — MGITQVFINSIVRASELSLLSLGLTLVYDILGFANFAHTEYAVIGVYLALFLNVNVGLPILPAALIASVATGLFSVVIDRTVFKKLRGYSGIIVMVASLGLAIAFRNSVRAIWGATARNYSVPLQRPIVTEYFRITPLQIWIIFVGLFGMLLFHLLLHRTTLGKAMRATSDNAELSQASGIDIEKIITYVWFIAISFASLGGILIGMETYILPYMGFAIIIPVFCATILGGIGNPYGAILGALVLGFAENIGLYINFGKILSLGGILGFHQDLFIPTGYKPAISFVILIVVLLVKPRGILGKKKET, encoded by the coding sequence ATGGGCATTACGCAAGTCTTCATCAACAGTATTGTTAGGGCATCCGAACTTTCTCTTCTCAGCTTGGGGCTCACCCTGGTATATGACATCTTGGGTTTTGCCAACTTCGCCCACACCGAGTATGCAGTAATTGGGGTATACCTGGCTCTCTTCCTCAATGTCAATGTGGGCCTGCCTATCCTGCCGGCAGCATTGATTGCCTCGGTTGCTACAGGTCTCTTTTCGGTGGTGATTGACAGGACAGTTTTCAAGAAACTGAGGGGCTACAGCGGCATAATCGTCATGGTGGCCTCCCTCGGTCTAGCCATCGCTTTTAGAAACAGTGTGAGAGCCATCTGGGGCGCAACAGCAAGAAATTACTCCGTACCTCTGCAGCGTCCTATTGTCACAGAGTACTTTCGTATTACCCCTTTGCAGATCTGGATAATTTTCGTGGGGCTGTTCGGTATGCTTCTTTTCCACCTCTTGCTGCATCGTACAACTCTCGGAAAAGCCATGCGTGCCACTTCAGATAATGCAGAGTTGTCCCAGGCAAGCGGGATCGACATTGAAAAAATCATCACCTATGTGTGGTTCATTGCGATTTCTTTTGCTTCACTTGGAGGCATCCTCATCGGCATGGAGACTTATATTTTGCCATATATGGGGTTTGCTATCATCATTCCTGTGTTTTGTGCCACCATATTGGGTGGAATAGGGAACCCTTATGGGGCCATACTGGGTGCCCTGGTGCTCGGTTTCGCAGAAAATATAGGCCTCTATATTAATTTTGGCAAAATATTGAGTCTGGGGGGCATATTGGGCTTTCACCAAGATCTCTTCATCCCGACGGGGTACAAACCAGCAATTAGCTTCGTCATACTGATTGTGGTGTTGCTCGTCAAACCAAGAGGTATACTCGGCAAGAAAAAGGAAACTTAA
- a CDS encoding glutathione synthase has protein sequence MILSFHPIIKADINVIVAGRPPNKQEKQLIQKAEAILLPQGVRADLYQLCTAHCRRVFPNYDFRFTHPGKIGDISLFNKYDMPHPKTFVFPCVRNYLKRYPPDKNRFPFSFPFIVKANLSGEGRLVFKVRHGRDLEKILGDFEKMERYDRAGFIAQEWVPHGGRDLRVVVLHDEFVSYWRVQQKQDEFRTNLAAGAIIDRSSDPHLQQRAVAVVRSFCRQSRINLAGIDLMYNSQEQEAQPLFTEINYWFGRRVFGSSHAYYQRLKTAVQRWLAAFEPQWADRIRLD, from the coding sequence TTGATTCTCTCCTTCCATCCAATCATCAAAGCTGACATCAATGTCATTGTAGCAGGCAGACCTCCCAACAAGCAGGAGAAACAGCTCATCCAAAAGGCCGAGGCCATCCTGCTGCCCCAGGGTGTAAGAGCAGATCTATATCAGTTGTGTACAGCTCACTGTCGAAGGGTGTTTCCCAATTATGACTTCCGCTTCACGCATCCTGGCAAGATCGGAGATATTTCTCTTTTCAACAAATATGACATGCCGCATCCAAAAACCTTTGTTTTCCCCTGCGTGAGAAACTATCTGAAGCGCTATCCACCAGACAAAAACCGTTTTCCTTTCTCTTTTCCTTTTATTGTCAAAGCAAATCTCAGCGGCGAAGGCAGGCTGGTATTCAAGGTAAGGCACGGCCGCGACCTCGAAAAGATCCTCGGGGATTTCGAAAAAATGGAAAGATATGACAGGGCCGGCTTCATTGCTCAGGAATGGGTGCCGCATGGGGGTCGAGATCTGCGGGTGGTTGTTCTCCATGATGAGTTCGTGAGCTACTGGCGGGTCCAGCAAAAGCAAGACGAGTTTCGCACCAATCTGGCTGCAGGTGCCATTATCGACAGGAGTTCAGATCCTCATCTTCAGCAGCGTGCTGTGGCAGTAGTGCGGTCTTTCTGTCGACAAAGTAGAATTAATCTCGCGGGCATTGATCTTATGTACAACAGCCAGGAGCAAGAGGCGCAGCCTTTGTTTACAGAAATCAATTACTGGTTTGGCCGCCGTGTTTTTGGATCTTCTCATGCTTATTATCAGAGGCTCAAGACTGCTGTGCAGCGGTGGCTTGCTGCCTTTGAACCGCAGTGGGCAGACAGGATCCGCCTGGACTAG
- a CDS encoding threonylcarbamoyl-AMP synthase gives MIIAINPQNPQKRLIRRAAEVLRNGGVIAYPTDTFYGIGCDIYNKNAIAKIYQLKRRPKHKPFSFICSDLKNISKYAQVTNYAYKTMRRLLPGPYTFILEGSRLVPKIMLTKRKTVGIRVPDHQICLAIVHELGNPVVSTSATGINGTILESPVEIEEQLGHALDLVIDGGPIVSRPSSVVSLIDDVPEVIREGQGDVSNFL, from the coding sequence ATGATTATTGCAATCAACCCGCAAAATCCTCAAAAGCGTCTAATTCGCCGGGCAGCAGAAGTTCTGCGCAATGGAGGAGTGATCGCCTATCCTACTGATACCTTTTATGGCATCGGCTGCGACATCTACAACAAGAACGCTATTGCCAAAATTTATCAACTCAAGAGAAGACCGAAACACAAACCTTTCAGCTTTATCTGCTCTGATCTCAAAAACATCAGCAAGTACGCCCAGGTAACCAATTATGCCTACAAGACTATGAGACGTTTATTGCCCGGCCCCTATACTTTTATACTGGAGGGATCGCGTCTGGTGCCAAAAATAATGCTCACCAAGAGAAAGACCGTGGGTATACGGGTTCCTGACCATCAGATTTGTCTGGCCATAGTACATGAACTCGGCAATCCTGTGGTGAGCACCAGTGCTACTGGAATCAACGGCACCATTCTGGAATCTCCTGTGGAAATCGAAGAACAATTGGGCCACGCTCTGGATCTGGTCATAGACGGCGGTCCCATAGTTTCCAGACCCTCCAGTGTTGTCTCCTTGATAGATGATGTACCGGAGGTAATCAGAGAAGGTCAAGGTGACGTGAGCAACTTTCTCTAG
- the sppA gene encoding signal peptide peptidase SppA, with protein MRRRYLLVTGVGLFLLFAVLLGSIAWFSQKHGHKTSVFFREKVGVVVVKGIITDAQPTIDDLVKFAKDPSVKAIVLRVESPGGGVSPSQELYQEIRRIGKDKPVVASMGSVAASGGYYISAAAQKVFANPGSITGSIGVIMQFANFEELFKKIGFQLEVVKSGAYKDVGNPARKMTPRERAYLQKVIDNVQQQFVRDVAQGRHLPEEKVSVLADGRIFTGEQARELGLVDELGSLRDAIDAAAAMAGIRGEPKVVYPEKKRLSLLSRLFNKTSTPLSERLRQYLGVLLVYPLSYTPSLLAN; from the coding sequence GTGCGCAGACGTTACCTGCTGGTGACAGGAGTTGGGCTTTTCCTGTTGTTTGCAGTGCTTCTGGGAAGCATTGCCTGGTTTTCTCAGAAGCACGGCCACAAGACTAGCGTCTTCTTCCGAGAAAAAGTGGGCGTGGTGGTGGTTAAAGGAATAATCACCGACGCCCAGCCTACCATCGATGATCTGGTTAAATTCGCCAAGGATCCTTCTGTCAAGGCTATTGTACTGCGGGTGGAGTCTCCTGGTGGCGGTGTGAGCCCATCTCAAGAACTCTACCAGGAGATTCGCCGCATTGGCAAGGATAAGCCGGTAGTGGCCTCTATGGGGTCGGTTGCCGCCTCCGGCGGCTATTATATTTCTGCGGCAGCGCAAAAAGTATTTGCCAATCCTGGCAGCATTACTGGAAGTATCGGCGTCATCATGCAGTTTGCCAACTTTGAGGAACTTTTCAAAAAAATCGGCTTTCAACTCGAGGTGGTAAAGAGCGGCGCCTACAAAGATGTGGGTAATCCTGCCCGTAAGATGACTCCCAGGGAGAGAGCTTACCTCCAGAAAGTAATTGACAACGTCCAGCAGCAATTCGTTCGGGATGTTGCTCAGGGAAGACACCTGCCTGAAGAAAAGGTAAGTGTGCTTGCTGATGGCCGCATCTTCACTGGAGAACAGGCTAGAGAGCTGGGCCTTGTTGACGAGCTGGGCAGCCTGCGTGATGCAATCGATGCAGCTGCTGCTATGGCCGGCATTCGTGGCGAGCCAAAAGTGGTATATCCCGAGAAAAAACGGCTGTCTCTCCTGAGCCGCTTGTTCAATAAGACCTCGACGCCCTTGTCGGAAAGACTGAGGCAGTACCTGGGAGTGCTGCTTGTTTATCCCTTGTCCTATACTCCTTCCCTGTTAGCCAATTAG